A genomic stretch from Coffea arabica cultivar ET-39 chromosome 10c, Coffea Arabica ET-39 HiFi, whole genome shotgun sequence includes:
- the LOC113715018 gene encoding N-glycosylase/DNA lyase OGG1 isoform X1, which yields MLQSNQSVASLTKLRIMKRKTSSQPASSTPPSSPHQSPHFPVKLNSIFASKKPKNILKNSPAITTKASGEWVPLSIGKSELYLPLTFPTGQTFRWKETGPLQYTGVIGPHLVSLKQLENGDVGYHFHHTECEESARLALFDFLNLGISLSEIWEEFKVSDLRFCELASYLEGARVLRQDPLECLIQFICSSNNNIGRITKMVNFLSSLGKYLGNVGGYDFHQFPEINRLAMVSETELREAGFGYRAKYIIGTVEALQSKPSGGLQWLAALRKLNLEEAVDALASLPGVGPKVAACIALFSLDQHHAIPVDTHVWQIATQYLIPELSGTRFTPKLCSRVADAFVCKYGKYAGWAQTLLFIAELPSQKAILPSRFCDAEKVKPAKSKERKKGAHNARSRSNVATARQE from the exons ATGCTTCAAAGCAATCAATCTGTGGCATCACTAACAAAACTCCGAATTATGAAGAGAAAAACATCAAGCCAACCTGCATCATCAACCCCTCCATCATCTCCACATCAATCTCCCCATTTCCCCGTCAAACTGAACTCCATATTTGCTTccaaaaaacccaaaaacaTACTCAAGAATTCTCCTGCAATCACCACAAAAGCCAGCGGGGAATGGGTACCATTGAGTATTGGAAAATCAGAGCTTTATTTACCTCTTACTTTCCCCACAGGCCAAACATTCAGGTGGAAAGAAACTGGCCCACTTCAATACACAGGTGTTATTGGGCCCCACTTGGTGTCACTGAAGCAGCTTGAGAATGGTGATGTGGGTTACCATTTTCATCATACAGAGTGTGAGGAAAGTGCAAGATTGGCGCTTTTTGACTTTCTGAATTTAGGGATTTCTTTGTCTGAAATTTGGGAGGAATTTAAGGTGTCTGATTTGCGGTTTTGTGAGCTGGCAAGCTATTTGGAGGGAGCCAGAGTGCTTAGACAGGACCCTCTTGAGTGTTTAATTCAGTTTATTTGTTCATCGAATAACAATATTGGGAGGATTACTAAAATGGTtaattttttgtcttctttgGGGAAGTATTTGGGGAATGTTGGAGGGTATGATTTTCATCAGTTTCCGGAGATTAATCGGTTGGCTATGGTTTCTGAAACAGAGCTCAGAGAGGCCGGTTTTGGTTACAG GGCAAAGTACATTATAGGTACCGTAGAGGCTTTGCAATCAAAACCCAGCGGTGGTCTGCAATGGCTTGCTGCTCTTCGTAAACTAAATCTTGAAGAGGCTGTTGATGCTCTTGCTTCGTTACCTGGAGTTGGTCCCAAGGTGGCTGCCTGCATAGCACTCTTCTCTCTAGATCAACACCATGCTATTCCTGTTGATACGCATGTGTGGCAG ATTGCAACGCAATACCTCATCCCTGAGCTTTCAGGCACCCGTTTTACACCAAAACTTTGCAGCCGCGTGGCAGATGCTTTTGTGTGCAAATATGGGAAATATGCTGGCTGGGCCCAAACTCTACTTTTTATTGCTGAGTTACCTTCACAGAAAGCAATACTGCCTTCAAGGTTTTGCGATGCTGAAAAAGTTAAGCCTGCCAAgtcaaaagaaaggaaaaagggggCGCACAATGCCAGAAGTAGAA GTAATGTAGCAACAGCGAGGCAAGAGTAG
- the LOC113715018 gene encoding N-glycosylase/DNA lyase OGG1 isoform X2: protein MLQSNQSVASLTKLRIMKRKTSSQPASSTPPSSPHQSPHFPVKLNSIFASKKPKNILKNSPAITTKASGEWVPLSIGKSELYLPLTFPTGQTFRWKETGPLQYTGVIGPHLVSLKQLENGDVGYHFHHTECEESARLALFDFLNLGISLSEIWEEFKVSDLRFCELASYLEGARVLRQDPLECLIQFICSSNNNIGRITKMVNFLSSLGKYLGNVGGYDFHQFPEINRLAMVSETELREAGFGYRAKYIIGTVEALQSKPSGGLQWLAALRKLNLEEAVDALASLPGVGPKVAACIALFSLDQHHAIPVDTHVWQIATQYLIPELSGTRFTPKLCSRVADAFVCKYGKYAGWAQTLLFIAELPSQKAILPSRFCDAEKVKPAKSKERKKGAHNARSRSMDGNENVM, encoded by the exons ATGCTTCAAAGCAATCAATCTGTGGCATCACTAACAAAACTCCGAATTATGAAGAGAAAAACATCAAGCCAACCTGCATCATCAACCCCTCCATCATCTCCACATCAATCTCCCCATTTCCCCGTCAAACTGAACTCCATATTTGCTTccaaaaaacccaaaaacaTACTCAAGAATTCTCCTGCAATCACCACAAAAGCCAGCGGGGAATGGGTACCATTGAGTATTGGAAAATCAGAGCTTTATTTACCTCTTACTTTCCCCACAGGCCAAACATTCAGGTGGAAAGAAACTGGCCCACTTCAATACACAGGTGTTATTGGGCCCCACTTGGTGTCACTGAAGCAGCTTGAGAATGGTGATGTGGGTTACCATTTTCATCATACAGAGTGTGAGGAAAGTGCAAGATTGGCGCTTTTTGACTTTCTGAATTTAGGGATTTCTTTGTCTGAAATTTGGGAGGAATTTAAGGTGTCTGATTTGCGGTTTTGTGAGCTGGCAAGCTATTTGGAGGGAGCCAGAGTGCTTAGACAGGACCCTCTTGAGTGTTTAATTCAGTTTATTTGTTCATCGAATAACAATATTGGGAGGATTACTAAAATGGTtaattttttgtcttctttgGGGAAGTATTTGGGGAATGTTGGAGGGTATGATTTTCATCAGTTTCCGGAGATTAATCGGTTGGCTATGGTTTCTGAAACAGAGCTCAGAGAGGCCGGTTTTGGTTACAG GGCAAAGTACATTATAGGTACCGTAGAGGCTTTGCAATCAAAACCCAGCGGTGGTCTGCAATGGCTTGCTGCTCTTCGTAAACTAAATCTTGAAGAGGCTGTTGATGCTCTTGCTTCGTTACCTGGAGTTGGTCCCAAGGTGGCTGCCTGCATAGCACTCTTCTCTCTAGATCAACACCATGCTATTCCTGTTGATACGCATGTGTGGCAG ATTGCAACGCAATACCTCATCCCTGAGCTTTCAGGCACCCGTTTTACACCAAAACTTTGCAGCCGCGTGGCAGATGCTTTTGTGTGCAAATATGGGAAATATGCTGGCTGGGCCCAAACTCTACTTTTTATTGCTGAGTTACCTTCACAGAAAGCAATACTGCCTTCAAGGTTTTGCGATGCTGAAAAAGTTAAGCCTGCCAAgtcaaaagaaaggaaaaagggggCGCACAATGCCAGAAGTAGAAGTAtggatggaaatgaaaat GTAATGTAG